A stretch of Desulfitobacterium dichloroeliminans LMG P-21439 DNA encodes these proteins:
- the flgK gene encoding flagellar hook-associated protein FlgK, translated as MRSTFSGLELARRALESQQTALDTTGHNIANANSKGYTRQVVNLQATVPSSIPSMGHNLSIGTGVTVQGIERARDIFVDRQYRWENTKQSYWSARQDNLNKVEGLLNEPADNSFSNDMDKFWNAWSELSKNPENLGSRSVLLERAETLAGTFHHIDQQLTEMQKGLDSSVRVQINQINVAAKQIQELNFQIKRAEVAGDNPNDLRDKRDTLVDELSQMVNVRVVESRDATFKDREVNIFKVYIGDDKVVNNILVDDTTAYQLAEPVMAGADGLPFAEVRWDAGHPHLAGNTVSLGDKMGKLQSDLLLRGTGYNLGAGESKDDAYLSYLRRKYDDLAAGIAEAVNLIHSTGIARGITPPATVPDFFDTSVGTITAANISVNTALTIDPWKIATGETTYGDGGIAQDISSLSSGWTAPALGGTPPATISAASFGDFYGSSISELGVDVQQATRMAEGQAVLVNHMFNQRESLSGVSLDEEMTNLVRFQKSYSAAARIVTMLDDMLNTIVNGMGITR; from the coding sequence ATGCGCTCCACATTTTCAGGATTAGAGCTTGCACGGCGGGCCTTAGAATCCCAACAGACCGCCTTGGATACAACAGGGCACAATATTGCCAATGCCAATAGTAAGGGCTATACCCGACAAGTCGTCAACCTCCAAGCCACCGTACCCAGCAGTATCCCCAGCATGGGACATAATCTGAGTATCGGCACAGGAGTGACAGTTCAGGGCATCGAGCGGGCACGAGATATTTTCGTAGACCGGCAATATCGCTGGGAAAACACCAAGCAGTCTTACTGGTCAGCCCGGCAAGATAACTTAAATAAAGTCGAGGGGCTTCTCAATGAGCCCGCCGACAATAGCTTCAGTAATGATATGGACAAGTTCTGGAACGCCTGGAGCGAATTATCTAAGAACCCGGAGAATCTGGGTTCTCGGTCTGTTCTTCTCGAGCGGGCGGAAACTCTCGCTGGTACGTTTCATCATATTGACCAGCAACTTACTGAAATGCAGAAGGGTTTGGATTCTAGTGTCCGTGTCCAGATCAATCAAATCAATGTCGCTGCCAAGCAGATTCAGGAACTAAATTTCCAGATCAAACGAGCAGAAGTAGCAGGGGACAATCCCAATGACCTGAGAGACAAGCGGGATACCCTAGTAGATGAGCTCTCACAGATGGTGAACGTCCGCGTCGTGGAAAGCCGAGACGCCACATTCAAAGATCGTGAGGTCAATATCTTTAAGGTATATATCGGTGATGATAAAGTTGTGAATAATATTCTCGTGGATGATACTACAGCTTATCAGTTAGCGGAGCCAGTGATGGCGGGAGCCGATGGGCTTCCCTTTGCTGAGGTGAGATGGGATGCCGGACACCCTCACTTAGCTGGAAACACAGTGAGCTTAGGTGATAAGATGGGAAAGCTGCAGTCCGATCTTTTATTGCGTGGTACAGGTTATAATCTAGGTGCTGGTGAAAGTAAGGATGATGCTTACCTTTCCTATTTGAGGCGGAAATATGATGATCTAGCTGCTGGAATCGCCGAAGCGGTGAACCTGATTCATAGTACAGGAATTGCCCGGGGCATTACTCCTCCGGCTACAGTTCCGGACTTTTTTGATACAAGTGTTGGAACCATAACTGCTGCTAATATTTCAGTGAATACTGCACTCACTATAGACCCTTGGAAGATAGCCACGGGTGAGACCACCTACGGAGACGGGGGAATTGCTCAAGATATTTCCTCATTGTCATCAGGTTGGACGGCGCCGGCACTCGGTGGAACACCGCCAGCTACGATATCTGCCGCTTCTTTTGGGGACTTTTATGGCTCATCTATCTCCGAACTGGGAGTAGATGTACAGCAAGCAACTCGGATGGCCGAGGGGCAAGCTGTTCTTGTAAATCATATGTTTAATCAGCGTGAATCCCTGTCCGGAGTGTCTCTGGATGAGGAAATGACCAATCTCGTGCGCTTTCAGAAAAGTTACTCGGCTGCCGCCCGGATTGTAACTATGCTAGATGATATGCTCAATACTATAGTCAACGGAATGGGTATCACGCGATAA
- a CDS encoding DUF6470 family protein yields the protein MLQLNITSQPIRLEYTIQNAQLNQKTTHPILEMERIPPRLEISQPKGKLTIDSTEFYHSIGLKTREALSKECAERGRQATLDAIAATIVEGNRLAQITNPSNAFADLAFESRFSKKGELSWEPIIAPSVRYEAIPPQIEVIEGKVNYNLVRGSVDGEYVPGKVSFQVAQYPRVDISTIDVKA from the coding sequence ATGCTTCAGCTAAATATAACCTCACAGCCGATTCGACTTGAGTATACTATTCAAAACGCTCAATTGAACCAGAAAACTACGCACCCCATACTGGAGATGGAGAGAATCCCTCCTAGGTTAGAAATCAGCCAGCCAAAGGGGAAATTGACTATAGATAGCACAGAATTTTACCACTCCATCGGTCTCAAGACTAGGGAGGCCCTATCTAAAGAGTGTGCCGAACGCGGGAGGCAAGCGACCTTAGATGCGATTGCAGCCACTATAGTCGAAGGAAATCGCTTGGCTCAGATTACTAACCCTTCCAATGCCTTTGCTGATTTAGCCTTCGAATCGCGTTTTTCAAAGAAGGGCGAGCTCAGTTGGGAGCCTATCATAGCACCCTCTGTGCGCTATGAAGCTATACCTCCTCAGATCGAAGTCATCGAAGGCAAGGTCAACTATAACCTAGTGAGGGGAAGCGTAGATGGGGAGTATGTGCCAGGCAAGGTGAGTTTTCAGGTCGCTCAATACCCTCGTGTGGATATATCAACTATTGATGTTAAGGCATAG
- the csrA gene encoding carbon storage regulator CsrA codes for MLALTRKVGERIVIGDDIVVTVVGIKGDNIRLTIEAPREIKIYRGEIYDAIAAENKEASASYDLAKLNELSISLPRTRIGIER; via the coding sequence ATGCTTGCACTTACTCGTAAAGTGGGGGAACGCATTGTCATCGGTGATGATATTGTCGTTACCGTAGTTGGAATAAAAGGAGATAACATCCGCCTCACTATCGAGGCTCCTAGAGAAATAAAGATTTATCGTGGTGAGATCTATGATGCCATCGCCGCCGAGAACAAAGAGGCATCAGCATCATATGATTTAGCAAAGCTGAACGAACTCAGTATTTCTCTGCCTCGCACTAGGATAGGGATAGAGCGATAA
- a CDS encoding flagellar motor protein MotB: protein MARKRGGEPEKDNSERWLLTYSDLITLLMIFFVVMYSMSKVDADKFQAMAESLNITLGGASAAQVEIGTSPSGPNLIETFPAKTPEPSGETLDEGKGAGLGNADIENMTIESIKQKLDKFAFDNQIETKLVSSIEERGLVISIQDTLLFESGSAVITPRAREILEKINNVLASAPNYIKVEGHTDNLSISTDRFPSNWELSVLRATNVLHIMQETIHAEQLSATGYGEFRPVTNNDSEANRARNRRVDLVILRSKYDLTEPGQSLEADPTSGTIPTPFNNP, encoded by the coding sequence ATGGCAAGAAAACGCGGTGGAGAACCAGAGAAAGATAATTCGGAACGATGGCTACTTACATACTCCGATCTCATCACCTTACTCATGATTTTCTTCGTAGTGATGTACTCTATGAGCAAGGTTGATGCCGATAAATTCCAAGCCATGGCCGAATCCCTCAACATTACCTTGGGAGGAGCCTCAGCTGCTCAAGTTGAAATCGGAACCTCTCCCTCTGGGCCGAACCTAATCGAGACGTTTCCCGCAAAAACACCAGAGCCTTCCGGGGAAACCTTGGATGAAGGGAAAGGTGCAGGCCTCGGCAATGCGGATATCGAGAACATGACGATTGAATCGATCAAGCAGAAACTGGATAAATTCGCCTTTGATAATCAGATTGAAACCAAGCTGGTCTCCTCTATTGAAGAGAGAGGTCTGGTCATAAGTATCCAAGATACACTCCTTTTCGAGAGTGGCTCTGCGGTCATTACCCCGCGAGCACGCGAAATCCTCGAAAAAATCAATAATGTGCTGGCCTCCGCTCCCAACTATATCAAAGTCGAAGGACACACAGATAACCTCTCTATTAGTACTGACCGTTTCCCTAGCAACTGGGAGCTATCTGTTTTAAGGGCAACCAATGTCCTCCATATCATGCAAGAAACAATTCATGCTGAGCAGCTTTCTGCCACAGGCTACGGGGAGTTCCGCCCAGTCACCAACAACGATAGCGAGGCCAACCGAGCCAGAAATCGTCGCGTCGACCTCGTCATACTCCGCTCCAAATACGACTTAACGGAGCCGGGACAATCCCTAGAAGCTGATCCAACTTCCGGTACCATCCCAACTCCGTTCAATAATCCGTAA
- a CDS encoding flagellin — translation MIINHNMSALNTHRQLSANNVSTGKSLEKLSSGLRINRAGDDAAGLAISEKMRGQIRGLDQAARNAQDGISLIQTAEGGLNEVHSILQRMRELAVQSANDTNVGADRTALQNEFSQLTSEIGRIKDNTEFNTQKLLDGSATAALKIHVGANASQAIDVDLDTAGVDLTAIHTALSAVNISTNQAAANTAITTVETQLSSVSAGRSYLGALQNRLEHTIANVSNASENLTAAESRIRDVDMAKEMMSFQKNSILSQAAQAMLAQANQQPQGVLQLLR, via the coding sequence ATGATTATTAACCACAATATGTCAGCCCTCAATACCCATCGTCAGTTAAGCGCTAACAACGTAAGCACCGGTAAGTCGCTAGAAAAACTGTCCTCAGGTCTTCGCATCAACCGTGCTGGTGATGATGCTGCAGGTCTAGCAATCTCCGAAAAAATGCGTGGACAGATTCGTGGGCTTGATCAAGCTGCTCGTAATGCGCAAGATGGTATTTCATTGATTCAAACAGCCGAAGGTGGCTTGAACGAGGTACATTCCATTCTTCAGAGAATGAGAGAACTTGCTGTTCAGTCTGCAAATGATACTAACGTTGGAGCAGACCGTACGGCTTTACAAAACGAGTTCTCTCAATTAACTTCCGAAATTGGAAGAATCAAAGACAATACTGAGTTCAACACTCAAAAACTGTTGGACGGATCTGCGACTGCTGCGTTGAAAATTCACGTTGGTGCAAATGCATCTCAAGCTATTGATGTAGATTTGGATACGGCTGGTGTTGATTTGACAGCTATTCATACCGCGCTTAGTGCAGTTAACATTTCTACGAATCAGGCTGCTGCAAATACGGCAATTACTACAGTTGAAACTCAACTTAGTTCCGTATCTGCCGGACGCTCATATTTAGGCGCTTTGCAAAATCGTCTGGAGCACACAATTGCTAACGTGTCAAATGCAAGTGAAAACTTAACCGCTGCTGAGTCCCGCATACGTGACGTAGACATGGCGAAAGAAATGATGAGCTTCCAAAAGAACAGCATCCTTTCCCAAGCTGCTCAAGCAATGCTGGCTCAAGCCAATCAACAACCTCAAGGTGTTCTTCAATTACTCCGGTAA
- a CDS encoding flagellar protein FlgN → MPEIKQLNENLKRQAALYEELKMFAEYKQQALVNNNLHEIEAATVREEQLIMEASRLEKERLLWAEQIAREIGKAPENITLSELAERFPELTGVKTELDNVLTNLRQVNELNTQLLKQAIKVIDLTLGLMTAQPNGSTYVRPGGKENEPKSNVHFLDRSI, encoded by the coding sequence GTGCCTGAGATCAAACAACTCAATGAAAATCTAAAACGACAGGCGGCTCTTTATGAGGAGCTTAAGATGTTCGCAGAATACAAGCAACAGGCACTGGTGAACAATAACCTCCATGAGATTGAAGCAGCTACTGTTCGAGAAGAACAGCTTATCATGGAAGCCTCCCGTTTAGAAAAGGAACGTCTTCTGTGGGCGGAGCAGATAGCAAGGGAGATAGGCAAAGCCCCTGAAAATATCACCTTGAGTGAATTAGCTGAGCGTTTTCCTGAATTAACAGGGGTTAAGACAGAATTAGATAACGTTCTTACCAATTTACGACAGGTTAATGAATTGAACACTCAGCTTTTAAAACAAGCTATTAAGGTCATTGACTTAACACTCGGCTTAATGACAGCTCAACCCAATGGCAGCACTTATGTTCGTCCTGGGGGCAAGGAAAATGAACCCAAAAGCAATGTTCACTTTTTAGATCGAAGCATTTAG
- a CDS encoding flagellar protein FlaG → MDLTAVKATTQINTNNYSSNSAVAVPQEFSIHKPMSINKSEAGKNQGDSEDQGKEELTREDINNLAEHLNRFMKTIDSDLQFEMHEDTKRLMVRFINKKNHQVIKEFPPRELLDTLAAIRDYVGILLDKKV, encoded by the coding sequence ATGGATTTAACTGCGGTCAAAGCAACGACACAGATAAACACGAATAACTACTCATCGAACTCTGCGGTAGCGGTGCCCCAAGAGTTTTCGATACATAAACCTATGTCAATCAACAAATCCGAGGCGGGAAAAAATCAAGGTGATTCAGAAGATCAGGGGAAAGAGGAGCTGACCCGCGAAGATATTAATAATCTGGCAGAGCATCTAAATAGATTCATGAAGACGATCGACTCGGATCTGCAATTTGAAATGCATGAAGATACCAAGCGCCTCATGGTCCGTTTTATTAACAAGAAGAATCATCAAGTTATCAAGGAATTCCCCCCCCGGGAATTACTTGATACTCTAGCAGCGATTCGTGATTATGTCGGAATACTCCTCGATAAGAAGGTCTAG
- the fliW gene encoding flagellar assembly protein FliW, translated as MIIQSTRFGELEVIEEQIISFPHGIPGFLDEKAFVHLPHTEDSPFYFLQSITEPNLSFLLVDPFAFLSDYEFNLEDELADELRIASTSAIQVFLVATVKEKVADMTVNLQAPLVINKNQRLGIQLILDNPKYSIRHRLFENATTTGSSEGGR; from the coding sequence ATGATCATACAGTCTACACGTTTCGGGGAGCTAGAAGTGATCGAAGAGCAAATAATCAGCTTCCCTCATGGAATTCCGGGCTTTCTCGACGAGAAGGCCTTTGTGCATTTACCGCATACTGAGGATAGTCCTTTTTACTTCCTTCAATCTATCACGGAACCGAATCTCAGTTTTTTGCTTGTGGATCCCTTTGCTTTTCTCTCGGATTATGAATTCAACCTTGAGGACGAATTGGCTGATGAGTTGAGGATTGCCTCAACAAGCGCCATACAGGTTTTTCTCGTCGCAACTGTCAAAGAGAAGGTGGCTGATATGACAGTTAATCTCCAAGCCCCACTTGTTATTAATAAAAACCAACGTTTGGGCATTCAGCTTATCTTAGATAACCCTAAGTACTCCATCCGCCATAGGCTTTTCGAGAATGCCACTACCACAGGATCCTCCGAAGGAGGTCGGTGA
- a CDS encoding flagellar motor protein: MDITTILGILIGFGALIIGFLLEGGHLSTLFLLPPAIIVFGGTFGAVFASFPLREMKKFTTWIKIAFTEKTYGTAEAYDTLIRFAEKARREGLLSLEQELETVEDRYTRQGMQLVIDGTDPDITREILESDIAVMEKRHKVGISVFEAAGGYSPTLGIIGTVMGLVHVLGNLTDPDSLSKSIAGAFLATLYGVAFANLLYLPIATKLKQKDRFEVAAMEMVMDGILSIQAGENPSILKEKLKTHLGNMSSEPVPARDESRSEIFNIN, translated from the coding sequence ATGGACATTACAACGATACTCGGGATACTTATCGGTTTTGGTGCATTAATCATAGGTTTTCTCCTTGAAGGTGGCCATCTAAGCACTCTTTTCCTCCTACCGCCAGCTATTATCGTTTTTGGTGGTACCTTTGGAGCAGTCTTTGCTAGTTTTCCCTTGAGGGAAATGAAAAAATTCACTACCTGGATTAAAATAGCCTTCACAGAAAAAACCTACGGTACTGCCGAAGCCTACGATACCCTTATTCGTTTCGCTGAGAAAGCGCGCCGTGAAGGGCTACTCAGTCTCGAACAAGAGTTAGAAACGGTCGAAGATCGTTATACTCGCCAAGGAATGCAGTTGGTCATCGACGGTACGGATCCGGATATTACTCGTGAGATTCTCGAATCCGATATTGCCGTGATGGAAAAACGTCACAAAGTAGGCATCTCCGTTTTCGAAGCGGCTGGTGGCTATAGCCCGACCCTCGGGATTATCGGAACTGTAATGGGGCTTGTGCACGTCTTAGGCAATCTAACGGACCCCGACTCCCTCTCCAAATCTATTGCCGGAGCGTTTTTGGCAACCCTCTACGGTGTAGCCTTTGCCAATCTTCTCTACCTTCCTATCGCCACAAAGCTAAAGCAAAAGGATAGATTCGAAGTAGCCGCTATGGAAATGGTGATGGATGGGATCCTCTCCATCCAAGCAGGAGAAAACCCCTCTATCCTCAAAGAGAAGCTCAAGACTCACCTTGGAAATATGTCTTCTGAGCCCGTACCAGCTCGTGATGAATCAAGATCAGAGATTTTTAACATAAATTAA
- the flgM gene encoding flagellar biosynthesis anti-sigma factor FlgM, whose amino-acid sequence MKIDGTSMSSIGSVQATNRVAAVSRRVAVPGLEQDGMKVSDKGQVYQNLLQKIKEMPEVREDRIREITERINQGEFRIDAQAIAAKLLTGE is encoded by the coding sequence ATGAAAATTGATGGAACATCAATGTCCTCAATCGGTAGTGTTCAAGCGACTAACCGGGTGGCAGCGGTTAGTAGAAGAGTTGCAGTGCCCGGTCTTGAGCAAGATGGTATGAAGGTATCTGACAAAGGACAGGTTTATCAGAACCTACTGCAGAAGATCAAGGAAATGCCGGAAGTTCGCGAAGATCGGATTCGTGAGATAACCGAGCGCATCAATCAAGGGGAATTCAGAATCGATGCTCAAGCCATCGCAGCCAAGCTGTTAACTGGCGAGTAA
- the flgL gene encoding flagellar hook-associated protein FlgL, which yields MRVTNNMLSNNLLRNLNSAQGQMEKLQNQMGSGRRITRPSDDPVGIENALRYKSSISHMEQWKNNAKEGTSYLDTVDETLGEMTLMIQRAKELALQGANGTNTIGDQKKMAIEIKQIKEQLMQFANTRVGTKYVFGGTANEEPYPPGAIPGVTQWAGSDDVMKFQVGSNLSIDVSVNGRKLFGVDPLDTTQIGMFKILEDLSLALETSDQAGIQASISALENQSDSIIDFRAELGARQNRMDSIVSQLDATASNLSNSLANVLYVDMAEALIDFKTTENVYQAALSVGAKIIQPSLVDFMR from the coding sequence GTGCGGGTTACCAATAATATGCTCTCTAATAACTTGTTGCGTAATCTTAATTCGGCCCAAGGCCAGATGGAAAAGCTCCAGAATCAGATGGGCTCTGGACGCCGGATTACTCGTCCTTCCGACGATCCAGTGGGAATTGAGAATGCCTTGCGCTATAAAAGTAGCATCTCCCATATGGAACAGTGGAAAAACAATGCAAAAGAAGGAACATCCTATTTGGATACAGTAGATGAGACCTTGGGTGAGATGACACTTATGATCCAAAGAGCCAAGGAATTAGCGCTCCAAGGGGCTAATGGCACCAATACAATAGGGGATCAGAAGAAAATGGCCATCGAGATTAAGCAAATTAAAGAACAGTTAATGCAGTTCGCCAATACACGGGTAGGAACTAAGTATGTTTTTGGTGGGACAGCCAATGAGGAGCCTTATCCACCTGGAGCGATTCCGGGAGTAACCCAATGGGCGGGTTCTGATGATGTCATGAAGTTCCAAGTGGGTAGTAACTTAAGTATAGATGTGTCTGTCAATGGACGGAAGCTATTTGGGGTGGATCCTCTTGATACAACTCAAATTGGAATGTTTAAAATCTTGGAGGACTTAAGTTTGGCTTTAGAGACTTCTGACCAGGCAGGAATCCAAGCAAGCATTTCGGCATTGGAAAATCAATCAGACAGCATCATTGACTTTCGTGCCGAGCTAGGTGCGCGGCAAAATCGCATGGACTCTATTGTTTCCCAATTAGATGCTACTGCTTCCAACTTATCCAACTCACTGGCTAATGTTCTCTATGTAGATATGGCTGAGGCTCTCATTGACTTTAAGACCACGGAAAACGTCTATCAAGCTGCTTTGTCGGTTGGAGCAAAGATTATTCAGCCATCACTTGTAGACTTCATGCGTTAG